A window of Clavibacter michiganensis contains these coding sequences:
- a CDS encoding DUF5719 family protein — MARRDAVRIATRVTTGIVGVAVLGVVVTGALLLPPAAGDASAPSVLVTPVVTDQQRVCPGSLLRPPAADATSSTTAVAVGTAAVTSGSAATGATDAAPAVRTSRIQAPEVQGGASSAPSVLAVAGAVDDAPTDLAGAASEIATASDLAGLAATSCSEATADAWLVGGATTTGRTTFVVLDNPSGVSSTVDLAITGEEGAVSAPGASGISVPAGGRRVLSLAGLAPDLSSPAVHVQSRGGQVVARLEQSTVRGLLAGGVDWIGPAAAPSTALTMTGLRIDSQAAPVAPVEGEEAPPADEGGAAAGAGSDGGADPDLVTAVRIVVPGSQDADVSVSVAPEEGTDGTGTTFTLQADAGRTIDVPVSALPDGRYSVTVQSSAPVTAAVRSVSGAAESGATDFAWLPSAGALSRDALVSVPAGPAPLLHLRNAGDQAASVTARPTDGSAAVSLDVPAGSEVSAAVEAGRTYLLEGSAGLTATVTLAEPGRSAALPVVPVLPAADPLRVHP, encoded by the coding sequence ATGGCCAGGCGTGACGCCGTGCGCATCGCGACGCGCGTGACCACCGGGATCGTCGGCGTCGCCGTGCTCGGTGTCGTGGTGACCGGCGCGCTGCTGCTCCCGCCCGCCGCGGGTGACGCGAGCGCCCCCTCGGTGCTCGTGACCCCCGTCGTGACCGACCAGCAGCGCGTCTGCCCCGGCTCGCTCCTCCGTCCCCCCGCAGCGGATGCGACGTCCTCGACCACCGCGGTCGCCGTGGGGACCGCCGCCGTGACGAGCGGATCCGCCGCGACCGGGGCGACGGACGCCGCGCCGGCCGTCCGCACCTCGCGCATCCAGGCCCCCGAGGTGCAGGGCGGGGCGTCGAGCGCGCCGTCCGTGCTCGCCGTGGCGGGCGCCGTAGACGACGCCCCGACCGACCTCGCGGGCGCGGCGTCCGAGATCGCGACGGCGTCCGACCTCGCGGGGCTCGCCGCCACGTCGTGCTCCGAGGCCACCGCAGACGCGTGGCTCGTGGGCGGCGCGACGACCACCGGCCGCACCACATTCGTCGTGCTGGACAACCCGTCCGGCGTCTCCTCCACCGTCGACCTCGCCATCACGGGCGAGGAGGGCGCCGTCAGCGCACCCGGGGCCAGCGGCATCTCCGTGCCGGCAGGAGGCCGCCGCGTGCTCAGCCTCGCCGGCCTCGCCCCCGACCTCTCCTCCCCGGCCGTGCACGTCCAGAGCCGCGGTGGCCAGGTCGTCGCCCGGCTCGAGCAGAGCACGGTCCGCGGGCTCCTCGCGGGCGGCGTCGACTGGATCGGCCCGGCCGCCGCCCCGTCCACCGCGCTCACCATGACCGGCCTCCGCATCGACTCGCAGGCGGCGCCCGTCGCGCCCGTCGAGGGCGAGGAGGCGCCTCCCGCCGACGAGGGAGGGGCCGCCGCCGGGGCCGGCTCGGACGGCGGCGCCGACCCCGACCTCGTGACGGCCGTGCGCATCGTGGTCCCCGGATCCCAGGACGCCGACGTCAGCGTCAGCGTCGCCCCCGAGGAGGGCACGGACGGCACGGGGACCACGTTCACCCTGCAGGCCGACGCGGGCCGCACGATCGACGTGCCCGTCTCCGCCCTCCCCGACGGCCGCTACTCGGTCACCGTGCAGAGCTCCGCGCCGGTCACGGCGGCCGTGCGCAGCGTGTCCGGCGCGGCGGAGAGCGGCGCGACCGACTTCGCCTGGCTCCCGTCCGCGGGGGCGCTCTCGCGCGACGCGCTCGTGTCGGTTCCCGCGGGCCCGGCGCCGCTCCTCCACCTGCGGAACGCCGGCGACCAGGCGGCGTCCGTCACGGCGCGCCCGACCGACGGCTCGGCGGCCGTCTCGCTCGACGTCCCGGCCGGATCCGAGGTGTCGGCCGCCGTGGAGGCCGGGCGCACCTACCTGCTCGAGGGCTCCGCCGGCCTCACCGCGACGGTGACCCTCGCCGAGCCCGGGCGATCCGCGGCGCTGCCCGTCGTGCCGGTGCTCCCGGCCGCGGACCCGCTGCGCGTCCACCCCTGA